In Haloarchaeobius litoreus, the following are encoded in one genomic region:
- a CDS encoding zinc-binding dehydrogenase: MDAMVITEFGGTDVFERRDVEKPTPGPTELLVRVHASSINPVDCQIREAGSWAGISPPTVIGYDVSGVVESVGGAVTDFEAGDEVFYTPEIFGKQGSYAEYHVADESIVARKPDRLSHQEAAALPLAGGTAWEAIVDRGDVMASETVLIHGAGGVGSHAVQIADASGAQVVATASPQTVEQTENLGATRAIDYESESFEDVITSEFDESMDLVFDTVGGEMLVKSTDVTKAHGRLVTILEPEGAWGNAYQKNLTVEMLFLERDRRPLDGLRRLVEQGRLDPVIDSVLPLEEVAKAHEMVEGSGLTGKVVLDVAGD, from the coding sequence ATGGACGCAATGGTCATTACGGAGTTTGGCGGCACTGATGTCTTCGAACGACGTGACGTCGAGAAGCCGACTCCGGGGCCGACAGAGCTGTTGGTTCGCGTCCACGCGTCATCTATCAACCCCGTCGACTGCCAGATTCGAGAGGCGGGCTCGTGGGCTGGCATCTCTCCGCCTACGGTCATCGGGTACGACGTCTCGGGCGTCGTCGAATCGGTCGGTGGCGCCGTTACGGACTTCGAAGCCGGGGACGAGGTGTTCTACACGCCGGAGATATTCGGCAAACAGGGAAGTTACGCCGAGTATCACGTCGCCGACGAGTCGATCGTCGCGCGAAAACCGGATCGCCTCTCGCATCAGGAAGCCGCTGCGCTCCCTCTCGCAGGCGGGACGGCCTGGGAGGCGATTGTGGACCGCGGTGATGTGATGGCCAGCGAGACTGTATTGATCCACGGCGCCGGCGGCGTCGGTTCCCACGCGGTCCAGATCGCCGATGCCAGCGGTGCACAGGTCGTCGCGACGGCGAGCCCCCAGACGGTCGAACAGACGGAAAACCTCGGAGCGACGCGAGCGATCGATTACGAATCGGAGTCGTTCGAGGACGTGATCACGTCGGAGTTCGACGAATCGATGGATTTAGTCTTCGATACCGTCGGCGGAGAGATGCTCGTGAAATCCACCGACGTCACGAAAGCCCACGGCCGACTGGTCACGATCCTCGAACCGGAAGGCGCGTGGGGCAACGCCTATCAGAAGAACCTGACTGTCGAGATGCTGTTCCTCGAACGCGATCGACGGCCCCTCGACGGGCTGCGCCGTCTCGTCGAGCAGGGCCGACTCGACCCCGTCATCGATTCGGTTCTGCCCCTAGAGGAGGTCGCAAAGGCCCACGAGATGGTCGAAGGAAGCGGCCTAACCGGCAAGGTGGTGCTTGACGTCGCCGGCGACTAA
- a CDS encoding AAA family ATPase — protein sequence MSPEGGKEVLLTVRAAEKRDAGRGVARVPESARRALGVLSGDTVLVEGARRTVLKVWPADGEVPDGVIQIDADARANAGANVGDQVRVYAEDVEDATTIRLSPPQSLRDVPDGIVERAITRDLEGHPVSVGERIRLERIAAEPFRIAETTPESPVRITSGTRIVVDAAEQPATSSTGSAGGRPPGTDGEPKSGSSPSKPPSGVTYEDIGGLDDELELVREMVELPLSEPDLFRKLGIDPPRGVLLYGPPGTGKTLIAKAVANEVNASFHHVSGPEVMSKYKGDSEKKIRETFQSAREESPSIVFFDEIDSIAGKRDDESDVENRVVAQLLSLMDGLESRGDVVVIGATNRVDSIDPALRRGGRFDREIEIGVPDENGRREILDVHTRGMPLSDDVDLDRIARRTHGFVGADLDSVASEAAMIAIRNRPTEEAARSEWNQNPTVGRSDFESALASVEPSAMREYIAEKPNVDFSDVGGLDDAKETLREAVEWPLAYGPLFEAANTTPPSGVLLHGPPGTGKTLLARALAGESGVNFIRVNGPELLDRYVGESEKAVRKVFERARQSAPSIVFLDEVDAVAGQRGGDTNEVTERVVSQLLTELDGLAENPNLVVIAATNRKHHVDDALLRPGRLDTHILVPEPDEAARRKIFEVTVAGRPLGDDVDLDDLAARTEGMTGADIDGLVRNASMRAIRELAEGVPPEEANERTADLLIEMADFETALERLKEQ from the coding sequence ATGAGTCCCGAGGGAGGGAAGGAGGTGCTGTTGACGGTCCGAGCCGCCGAGAAGCGCGACGCGGGCCGCGGGGTCGCCCGGGTCCCCGAGTCGGCGCGGCGCGCGCTGGGGGTGCTGAGCGGCGACACGGTCCTGGTGGAGGGAGCGCGCCGCACGGTCCTGAAGGTGTGGCCGGCCGACGGTGAGGTACCCGATGGGGTCATCCAGATCGACGCCGACGCGCGGGCGAACGCCGGCGCGAACGTCGGCGACCAGGTCCGTGTCTACGCCGAGGATGTGGAGGACGCGACCACCATCAGGCTCTCGCCGCCGCAGTCGCTTCGTGACGTGCCCGACGGAATCGTCGAGCGGGCCATCACCCGGGACCTGGAGGGGCATCCGGTGAGCGTCGGCGAGCGCATCAGGCTGGAGCGCATCGCGGCGGAGCCGTTTCGCATCGCGGAGACGACGCCCGAGTCGCCCGTTCGTATCACCTCGGGGACGCGGATCGTGGTCGACGCTGCGGAGCAGCCGGCGACGTCGAGTACCGGCAGCGCCGGTGGCCGGCCGCCCGGGACCGACGGCGAACCGAAGTCCGGGTCGTCGCCATCGAAACCGCCGTCCGGGGTCACCTACGAGGACATCGGCGGGCTGGACGACGAGCTGGAACTCGTCCGGGAGATGGTCGAACTGCCGCTCTCCGAGCCGGACCTGTTCCGGAAGCTGGGCATCGACCCGCCGCGCGGCGTGCTCCTGTACGGGCCGCCGGGCACGGGGAAGACGCTCATCGCGAAGGCCGTCGCCAACGAGGTGAACGCCTCGTTCCACCACGTCTCCGGCCCGGAGGTCATGTCGAAGTACAAGGGCGACTCGGAGAAGAAGATCCGCGAGACGTTCCAGTCCGCACGCGAGGAGTCGCCGTCCATCGTCTTCTTCGACGAGATCGACTCCATCGCGGGCAAGCGCGACGACGAGAGCGACGTGGAGAACCGCGTCGTCGCCCAGCTGCTCTCGTTGATGGACGGCCTCGAATCGCGTGGCGACGTGGTCGTCATCGGCGCGACGAACCGCGTGGACAGCATCGACCCCGCGCTGCGCCGCGGCGGCCGGTTCGACCGGGAGATAGAGATCGGCGTGCCCGACGAGAACGGCCGTCGGGAGATCCTCGACGTGCACACCCGCGGGATGCCCCTTTCCGACGACGTCGACCTCGACCGCATCGCGCGCCGCACCCACGGCTTCGTCGGGGCGGACCTCGACAGCGTCGCCAGCGAGGCGGCGATGATCGCCATCCGGAACCGCCCCACCGAGGAGGCGGCCCGCAGCGAGTGGAACCAGAACCCGACGGTGGGCCGGTCGGATTTCGAGTCCGCACTCGCCTCCGTCGAACCGTCCGCGATGCGGGAGTACATCGCAGAGAAGCCCAACGTCGACTTCTCCGACGTTGGCGGGCTGGACGACGCCAAGGAGACCCTGCGCGAGGCCGTGGAGTGGCCGCTGGCGTACGGCCCGCTGTTCGAGGCGGCGAACACGACGCCGCCCTCCGGGGTCCTCCTGCACGGCCCGCCGGGAACCGGAAAGACGCTGCTCGCCCGGGCGCTGGCCGGTGAATCGGGAGTCAACTTCATCCGGGTGAACGGTCCCGAACTGCTGGACCGCTACGTCGGCGAGTCCGAGAAGGCGGTGCGGAAGGTGTTCGAGCGCGCCCGCCAGTCCGCACCGAGCATCGTCTTCCTAGACGAGGTGGACGCCGTGGCGGGCCAGCGCGGGGGCGACACCAACGAGGTGACCGAGCGCGTCGTCTCCCAGCTGTTGACCGAGCTCGATGGGCTCGCCGAGAACCCGAACCTCGTCGTGATCGCGGCGACGAACCGCAAGCACCACGTCGACGACGCGCTCCTGCGGCCGGGCAGACTCGACACGCACATCCTCGTCCCCGAACCCGACGAGGCGGCCCGCCGGAAGATATTCGAGGTCACCGTCGCGGGCCGGCCGCTCGGCGACGACGTGGACCTCGACGACCTCGCCGCCCGAACGGAGGGGATGACCGGGGCGGACATCGACGGGCTGGTGCGGAACGCCTCGATGCGCGCGATCCGGGAGCTGGCCGAGGGTGTTCCGCCGGAGGAGGCCAACGAGCGCACGGCCGACCTGCTCATCGAGATGGCCGACTTCGAGACGGCGCTGGAGCGGCTCAAAGAGCAGTAG
- a CDS encoding DsrE family protein, producing MQTVIHLVSGDVTEQKTALTIAKNLLDDETGSIDDVAVVVQADGMKAIKTGQESEEQVRALLDDGVSFKACSNTLEMMDLDESDLVEGVEAVPEGAVEVTRLETEGYAYMRP from the coding sequence ATGCAAACCGTTATTCATCTCGTTTCAGGAGACGTGACCGAGCAGAAAACAGCGCTGACTATTGCGAAAAACCTCTTGGACGACGAGACTGGCAGTATAGACGACGTTGCGGTTGTCGTTCAGGCGGATGGAATGAAGGCGATCAAAACTGGCCAAGAGAGCGAGGAGCAAGTTCGGGCCCTCTTGGACGACGGTGTCTCATTCAAGGCCTGTAGCAACACACTTGAGATGATGGATCTTGACGAATCCGACCTCGTTGAGGGCGTTGAGGCCGTCCCAGAGGGTGCTGTGGAAGTAACGCGATTGGAAACGGAAGGATACGCCTATATGCGGCCGTAG
- a CDS encoding shikimate kinase: protein MDGQGRAVAPAAGTVLNALATGRGSAFAIDLETTATVDLDASGEFRGEIADAPDADTGLVERCAELAVAEWGDGEGATVRTESEVPMAAGLKSSSAAANATVMATADALDVDPEPLDACRLGVQAARDAGVTVTGAFDDASASMLGGVTVTDNDRDELLSHEVVDWDVLVWWPDAQAFSADADVDRCRRVAPLAALVEELALDGRYAEAMTVNGFAFCGALGFPTEPLLEGMPAVDGVSLSGTGPSYVAVGSPDALESLAGHWNERDGTTWHTTTRQTGCRTR from the coding sequence ATGGACGGCCAGGGCCGCGCCGTCGCCCCCGCCGCGGGGACGGTGCTCAACGCGCTCGCGACCGGGCGAGGCTCGGCCTTCGCCATCGACCTCGAGACGACCGCGACGGTCGACCTCGACGCGAGCGGCGAGTTCCGCGGCGAGATCGCCGATGCACCCGACGCCGACACCGGTCTCGTCGAGCGCTGCGCCGAACTCGCGGTCGCGGAGTGGGGCGACGGTGAGGGTGCGACGGTCCGCACCGAGAGCGAGGTACCGATGGCCGCCGGCCTCAAGAGTTCGAGCGCAGCCGCGAACGCGACCGTGATGGCGACCGCCGACGCACTCGATGTCGACCCCGAGCCCCTCGACGCCTGCCGGCTCGGCGTGCAGGCCGCCCGCGACGCCGGCGTCACCGTCACCGGAGCGTTCGACGACGCCAGCGCGAGCATGCTCGGCGGCGTCACCGTCACCGACAACGACCGCGACGAGCTCCTCAGCCACGAGGTCGTCGACTGGGACGTGCTCGTCTGGTGGCCCGACGCCCAGGCGTTCAGCGCCGACGCCGACGTCGACCGCTGCCGGCGGGTCGCCCCGCTCGCGGCGCTCGTCGAGGAGCTCGCGCTCGACGGCCGCTACGCCGAGGCGATGACGGTCAACGGCTTCGCCTTCTGTGGCGCGCTCGGCTTTCCGACGGAGCCGCTCCTGGAAGGGATGCCCGCCGTCGACGGCGTCTCGCTGTCTGGGACCGGCCCCAGCTACGTCGCCGTCGGCAGTCCGGACGCGCTCGAATCGCTCGCAGGACACTGGAACGAGAGAGACGGAACCACATGGCACACGACGACACGACAGACCGGCTGCCGGACGAGATGA
- a CDS encoding DUF5796 family protein, with amino-acid sequence MSNRSDIAPSTLGVELQEVGVVVEYTDGRETFYNGVPQKKEESVRCPPGKHVQILVTDPTETEGVMLYVNDRNTHDDILESTGVGRVILDPGEAEEVFPGVTARADGYAVVVEADPEQARGRVFVFAEDEMSEHSYEVV; translated from the coding sequence ATGAGCAACCGGAGCGACATCGCGCCGAGCACGCTCGGCGTCGAACTGCAGGAGGTCGGCGTCGTCGTCGAGTACACCGACGGCCGGGAGACGTTCTACAACGGCGTCCCACAGAAGAAAGAGGAGTCGGTGCGCTGCCCGCCGGGCAAGCACGTCCAGATCCTCGTCACCGACCCCACGGAGACGGAGGGCGTCATGCTGTACGTCAACGACCGCAACACCCACGACGACATCCTCGAATCCACCGGCGTCGGCCGTGTCATCCTCGACCCCGGCGAGGCGGAGGAGGTGTTCCCGGGCGTCACCGCCCGCGCCGACGGCTACGCGGTCGTCGTCGAGGCCGATCCCGAGCAGGCTCGCGGCCGCGTCTTCGTCTTCGCCGAGGACGAGATGAGCGAGCACTCCTACGAGGTCGTCTGA
- a CDS encoding DUF7508 domain-containing protein — protein MPLQRRWEPFERRTVGSAPDRLGVYELGDSEGTVVEVGHGVLRDELKDALAYRDAAKVRWTTVQTREQATALAAEHESKL, from the coding sequence ATGCCGCTGCAGCGTCGCTGGGAGCCGTTCGAGCGCCGGACCGTCGGCTCCGCCCCGGACCGCCTCGGCGTGTACGAACTCGGCGATTCCGAGGGGACCGTCGTCGAGGTCGGTCACGGTGTGCTCCGCGACGAACTCAAGGACGCGCTGGCGTACCGCGACGCCGCGAAGGTGCGCTGGACCACGGTCCAGACGCGTGAGCAGGCCACGGCACTCGCGGCCGAGCACGAATCGAAGCTCTGA
- a CDS encoding chorismate mutase, which yields MAHDDTTDRLPDEMTLDELRAEIEEIDRDLVELIARRTYVADTIADVKADQGLPTTDEQQEQAVMDRAGENAERFEVDANLVKAIFRLLIELNKVEQRESR from the coding sequence ATGGCACACGACGACACGACAGACCGGCTGCCGGACGAGATGACCCTCGACGAACTCCGCGCGGAGATCGAGGAGATAGACCGCGACCTCGTCGAACTCATCGCGAGACGGACGTACGTCGCCGACACCATCGCGGACGTCAAGGCCGACCAGGGCCTGCCGACGACCGACGAACAGCAGGAGCAGGCGGTGATGGACCGTGCCGGCGAGAACGCCGAACGATTCGAGGTCGACGCAAACCTCGTCAAGGCGATCTTCCGGCTGCTCATCGAGCTGAACAAGGTAGAGCAGCGGGAGAGTCGGTAG
- a CDS encoding DUF7128 family protein, which produces MVATTHRDGETWYECEDCGLLFDDRDDARMHETDCDGEDPSYIQ; this is translated from the coding sequence ATGGTCGCCACGACACACCGAGATGGCGAGACCTGGTACGAGTGCGAGGACTGCGGGCTGTTGTTCGACGACCGGGACGATGCACGAATGCACGAGACGGACTGTGACGGGGAGGACCCGTCGTACATCCAGTAG